One region of Salvelinus sp. IW2-2015 linkage group LG6.1, ASM291031v2, whole genome shotgun sequence genomic DNA includes:
- the LOC111965415 gene encoding uncharacterized protein isoform X2 — MLDSVRNAFHAQLATVMDSLLAAAVCEIAKIFESSLCEQQEELMQRGEEITALRGRLERAERRLKKGGDGGDGLLDVIEGPARKIGGDDSPRQQSEPRPGSSWESDAASETPPLVQDRGCKEPPRMKKEETELEGTSVKEEFGESHPGPVEGKGHGPGGSCAAGSQRLGDPLSDTPGTKAKLSHWEGDHRPLQSQSSTSFFQEPRVGHFSPRPDHRSPGLDPWASGVPLDLQDPSFLDQSPDQVLEQREPRQSQDQTNQSQRGLRPRDDRGRGVVHQNRWSLASKDPIRPHPNTHTHAHKHAHGHAHTLGGARPYTCPYCGKSFSYPSHQRRHLLRHTGVRMYPCLVCDKSFLTPSELTVHTRVHTGERPFGCTQCGKRFARSGNLRAHQRDVHLGKRPFVCQECGKRFAHRGNLRVHHQRVHPGLPYHEDEYDQDGIALTSTE; from the exons ATGCTGGACTCTGTGAGGAATGCTTTCCACGCCCAGCTAGCCACTGTCATGGACTCTCTTTTGGCGGCGGCGGTGTGTGAGATAGCCAAGATCTTCGAGAGTAGTCTGTGTGAGCAGCAGGAAGAGCtgatgcagagaggagaggagatcacAGCCCTGAGGGGGAGGCTGGAGCGGGCAGAGAGGAGGCTGAagaagggaggagatggaggagatggccTACTGGATGTGATAGAAGGACCAGCAAGGAAAATAGGAGGAGATGACAGCCCAAGGCAGCAGTCTGAACCTAGACCTG GTTCAAGCTGGGAGTCGGATGCCGCCTCTGAGACCCCCCCACTGGTCCAAGACAGGGGGTGTAAGGAGCCCCCCAGGATGAAAAAGGAGGAGACAGAGCTGGAGGGGACATCCGTCAAAGAAGAG TTTGGGGAGTCCCACCCTGGCCCTGTGGAGGGGAAGGGACACGGGCCAGGGGGGAGCTGTGCTGCTGGGAGCCAGAGGCTGGGAGACCCCCTGTCTGACACACCAGGGACCAAGGCAAAGT TATCCCATTGGGAGGGAGACCATAGACCTCTTCAAAGCCAGAGCTCCACTTCCTTCTTTCAAGAACCCCGGGTTGGACATTTTTCCCCCAGACCTGACCACAGGTCTCCTGGGCTTGACCCCTGGGCGAGTGGGGTTCCTCTAGACCTTCAGGATCCTAGCTTCCTGGATCAGAGCCCAGACCAGGTACTAGAACAGAGAGAGCCCCGACAGTCACAGGACCAAACCAACCAATCCCAGAGAGGCCTGAGACCAAGAGACGACAGAGGGAGGGGCGTAGTTCATCAGAACCGCTGGTCATTGGCTTCCAAGGACCCAATCAgaccacaccccaacacacacacacacgctcacaaacatgcacacggtcacgcacacacacttggCGGGGCAAGACCCTACACCTGCCCGTACTGCGGCAAGAGCTTCAGCTACCCATCCCACCAGCGCAGGCACCTGCTGCGCCACACAGGTGTGCGGATGTACCCCTGCTTAGTATGCGACAAGAGCTTCCTGACTCCGTCGGAGCTCACAGTGCACACCCGcgtccacacaggggagaggcCGTTTGGCTGCACCCAGTGTGGGAAGCGTTTTGCCCGCAGCGGGAATCTCCGGGCCCACCAGAGAGATGTCCACCTGGGGAAGAGACCCTTCGTCTGCCAGGAGTGTGGCAAGCGGTTCGCTCACAGGGGCAACCTGAGGGTGCACCACCAGAGGGTACACCCGGGCCTGCCATACCATGAGGATGAGTATGACCAGGATGGCATCGCTCTCACctctactgagtaa
- the LOC111965415 gene encoding uncharacterized protein isoform X1, which translates to MLDSVRNAFHAQLATVMDSLLAAAVCEIAKIFESSLCEQQEELMQRGEEITALRGRLERAERRLKKGGDGGDGLLDVIEGPARKIGGDDSPRQQSEPRPGSSWESDAASETPPLVQDRGCKEPPRMKKEETELEGTSVKEELKHCPLPQFGESHPGPVEGKGHGPGGSCAAGSQRLGDPLSDTPGTKAKLSHWEGDHRPLQSQSSTSFFQEPRVGHFSPRPDHRSPGLDPWASGVPLDLQDPSFLDQSPDQVLEQREPRQSQDQTNQSQRGLRPRDDRGRGVVHQNRWSLASKDPIRPHPNTHTHAHKHAHGHAHTLGGARPYTCPYCGKSFSYPSHQRRHLLRHTGVRMYPCLVCDKSFLTPSELTVHTRVHTGERPFGCTQCGKRFARSGNLRAHQRDVHLGKRPFVCQECGKRFAHRGNLRVHHQRVHPGLPYHEDEYDQDGIALTSTE; encoded by the exons ATGCTGGACTCTGTGAGGAATGCTTTCCACGCCCAGCTAGCCACTGTCATGGACTCTCTTTTGGCGGCGGCGGTGTGTGAGATAGCCAAGATCTTCGAGAGTAGTCTGTGTGAGCAGCAGGAAGAGCtgatgcagagaggagaggagatcacAGCCCTGAGGGGGAGGCTGGAGCGGGCAGAGAGGAGGCTGAagaagggaggagatggaggagatggccTACTGGATGTGATAGAAGGACCAGCAAGGAAAATAGGAGGAGATGACAGCCCAAGGCAGCAGTCTGAACCTAGACCTG GTTCAAGCTGGGAGTCGGATGCCGCCTCTGAGACCCCCCCACTGGTCCAAGACAGGGGGTGTAAGGAGCCCCCCAGGATGAAAAAGGAGGAGACAGAGCTGGAGGGGACATCCGTCAAAGAAGAG CTTAAACATTGCCCTCTTCCACAGTTTGGGGAGTCCCACCCTGGCCCTGTGGAGGGGAAGGGACACGGGCCAGGGGGGAGCTGTGCTGCTGGGAGCCAGAGGCTGGGAGACCCCCTGTCTGACACACCAGGGACCAAGGCAAAGT TATCCCATTGGGAGGGAGACCATAGACCTCTTCAAAGCCAGAGCTCCACTTCCTTCTTTCAAGAACCCCGGGTTGGACATTTTTCCCCCAGACCTGACCACAGGTCTCCTGGGCTTGACCCCTGGGCGAGTGGGGTTCCTCTAGACCTTCAGGATCCTAGCTTCCTGGATCAGAGCCCAGACCAGGTACTAGAACAGAGAGAGCCCCGACAGTCACAGGACCAAACCAACCAATCCCAGAGAGGCCTGAGACCAAGAGACGACAGAGGGAGGGGCGTAGTTCATCAGAACCGCTGGTCATTGGCTTCCAAGGACCCAATCAgaccacaccccaacacacacacacacgctcacaaacatgcacacggtcacgcacacacacttggCGGGGCAAGACCCTACACCTGCCCGTACTGCGGCAAGAGCTTCAGCTACCCATCCCACCAGCGCAGGCACCTGCTGCGCCACACAGGTGTGCGGATGTACCCCTGCTTAGTATGCGACAAGAGCTTCCTGACTCCGTCGGAGCTCACAGTGCACACCCGcgtccacacaggggagaggcCGTTTGGCTGCACCCAGTGTGGGAAGCGTTTTGCCCGCAGCGGGAATCTCCGGGCCCACCAGAGAGATGTCCACCTGGGGAAGAGACCCTTCGTCTGCCAGGAGTGTGGCAAGCGGTTCGCTCACAGGGGCAACCTGAGGGTGCACCACCAGAGGGTACACCCGGGCCTGCCATACCATGAGGATGAGTATGACCAGGATGGCATCGCTCTCACctctactgagtaa